The following coding sequences lie in one Spinacia oleracea cultivar Varoflay chromosome 1, BTI_SOV_V1, whole genome shotgun sequence genomic window:
- the LOC110794030 gene encoding cyclin-dependent kinase G-2 isoform X1, with protein MAARRHGGYDEIEYKDRSSDNDTSRRDIAYTKGEYDRIRNGNSIKDREMIRSRDTARVRQRDIRERELANGGGYRSSSSRSDSDGSGGGGSGGGGGGGGGGGGGPRRCGNSTRIADREPGELSSEDGSEGAIESESRFVKDNDVSKMDNGVQSSPMDTKKRKFSPIVWDRDDKGAKDASKSRVLLTSASLPPQPVRKSYQQLPATMPVENKEVSPVKSDEPLEDLEVSLVDASMEQDRSEDIVSGSPAGQHVSPSQERQWGNGGEVKQVEDEDYIPTRHISASRWAGDANSPADEGEIYDDEIMRKKRRKMPSSEFLDTRRNKKSSSPEAGDGARDISDVAKGRSSDSDGSMRSRPSSGDRGLRNDEDREDHMEVDDRYDDTDSSLSPRRADSDSDDYSSETPEPPAAPKRTVNMLQGCRSVDEFERLNKIDEGTYGVVYRARDKKTGEIVALKKVKMEKEREGFPLTSLREINILLSLHHPSIVDVKEVVVGSNLDSIFMVMEYMEHDLKALMETMKQPFSQSEVKCLMLQLLDGIKYLHDNWVLHRDLKTSNLLMNNQGELKICDFGLARQYGSPLKPYTHLVVTLWYRSPELLLGAKEYSTAIDMWSLGCIMAELLSKEPLFNGKTEFDQLDKIFRILGTPNETIWRGFSKLPGVKVNFVKHQYNQLRKKFPATSFTGSPVLSDAGFDLLNSLLTYDPEKRITADAALKHEWFREVPLPKSKEFMPTFPAQHAQDRRVRRVLKSPDPLEEQRRKELQHPELGTGGLFG; from the exons ATGGCTGCTAGAAGGCATGGGGGATACGACGAAATTGAATATAAGGACCGCAGCTCGGATAATGATACGTCAAGGCGAGATATAGCTTATACAAAGGGTGAATATGATAGAATTAGGAATGGTAATTCGATAAAGGATCGGGAGATGATAAGGAGTAGAGATACAGCTAGGGTTAGGCAGAGGGATATTAGGGAAAGGGAGCTTGCTAATGGTGGTGGTTACCGCTCATCTTCTAGTAGAAGTGATTCAGATGGAAGTGGGggtggtggtagtggtggtggagggggagggggaggaggaggaggaggagggccAAGGAGATGTGGGAATTCAACCAGGATTGCAGACCGTGAGCCTGGTGAGTTGTCGAGTGAGGATGGGTCTGAGGGTGCTATCGAGTCAGAATCACGGTTCGTAAAGGATAATGATGTGTCAAAGATGGATAATGGGGTTCAGTCCTCTCCTATGGATACCAAGAAAAGAAAGTTTTCTCCTATAGTATGGGATAGAGATGACAAGGGAGCTAAAGATGCATCAAAAAGCAGAGTTCTGTTGACTTCCGCTTCCCTTCCTCCTCAACCTGTTCGGAAATCGTACCAGCAGTTACCTGCCACAATGCCTGTTGAGAACAAGGAGGTATCTCCTGTTAAAAGTGACGAGCCCCTTGAAGATTTAGAAGTTTCTCTTGTTGATGCCTCTATGGAACAGGATCGTTCAGAAGATATTGTATCTGGGTCTCCTGCAGGACAGCACGTTTCACCATCTCAGGAGAGACAGTGGGGGAATGGAGGAGAGGTTAAGCAGGTAGAAGATGAGGACTACATTCCCACTAGGCACATATCAGCCTCGAGGTGGGCAGGTGATGCTAATTCTCCTGCCGACGAAGGTGAAATTTATGATGATGAGATTATgcgaaaaaagaggagaaagatgCCTTCTTCTGAGTTTCTAGATACTAGGAGGAACAAGAAGTCATCTAGTCCAGAAGCCGGAGATGGTGCAAGAGATATTTCTGATGTAGCTAAGGGAAGATCATCAGATTCTGATGGAAGCATGCGAAGTAGACCTTCCAGTGGAGATCGTGGTCTCCGAAATGATGAGGACAGGGAGGATCATATGGAGGTGGATGATAGATATGATGACACTGACTCTAGCCTTAGCCCCAGAAGAGCTGATTCTGATTCCGATGATTATTCTAGTGAAACACCTGAACCTCCAGCTGCTCCTAAGAGAACTGTGAATATGCTTCAGGGTTGTAGAAGCGTGGACGAGTTCGAAAGACTGAATAAGATAGATGAAGGAACCTATGGTGTAGTTTACAGAGCTAGAGATAAGAAGACTGGAGAAATTGTAGCTTTGAAAAAGGTAAAGATGGAGAAGGAAAGGGAAGGCTTTCCATTGACTTCTCTGAGGGAAATTAACATTCTTTTATCATTGCACCACCCGTCAATTGTTGATGTCAAGGAAGTAGTAGTTGGAAGCAACCTTGATAGTATCTTTATGGTAATGGAATACATGGAGCATGATCTTAAAGCGCTTATGGAGACCATGAAACAGCCATTTAGTCAGAGTGAAGTTAAATGCCTCATGCTTCAGTTATTAGATGGTATAAAGTATCTTCATGATAATTGGGTCCTTCATCGTGATTTAAAGACATCAAATTTGCTTATGAACAACCAGGGTGAGTTGAAGATATGTGACTTTGGATTGGCTCGTCAATATGGGAGTCCGTTGAAGCCATATACTCATTTGGTTGTCACACTTTGGTACAG GTCACCAGAGCTTCTGTTGGGCGCAAAAGAGTATTCAACAGCGATTGATATGTGGTCACTTGGATGCATTATGGCTGAGCTGTTGTCGAAGGAGCCTCTTTTTAATGGCAAAACAGAATTCGATCAGCTTGACAAG ATATTCAGGATTCTTGGCACACCAAATGAGACAATCTGGCGTGGTTTTTCCAAGTTGCCTGGCGTGAAGGTCAATTTTGTGAAGCACCA GTACAACCAGTTGCGCAAGAAATTTCCAGCTACATCATTTACAGGGTCCCCCGTCCTCTCAGATGCTGGATTTGACTTGCTTAACAGTCTTCTAACTTATGATCCTGAAAAG CGTATCACTGCTGATGCTGCCTTAAAACATGAATGGTTTCGTGAAGTTCCTCTACCCAAGTCTAAGGAGTTCATGCCTACATTTCCTGCTCAACATGCGCAAGACAG GCGCGTGCGCAGGGTTCTGAAAAGCCCTGATCCTTTGGAAGAGCAGCGAAGAAAGGAGTTGCAGCATCCAGAATTGGGGACTGGGGGCTTATTTGGGTAG
- the LOC110794030 gene encoding cyclin-dependent kinase G-2 isoform X2, whose translation MIRSRDTARVRQRDIRERELANGGGYRSSSSRSDSDGSGGGGSGGGGGGGGGGGGGPRRCGNSTRIADREPGELSSEDGSEGAIESESRFVKDNDVSKMDNGVQSSPMDTKKRKFSPIVWDRDDKGAKDASKSRVLLTSASLPPQPVRKSYQQLPATMPVENKEVSPVKSDEPLEDLEVSLVDASMEQDRSEDIVSGSPAGQHVSPSQERQWGNGGEVKQVEDEDYIPTRHISASRWAGDANSPADEGEIYDDEIMRKKRRKMPSSEFLDTRRNKKSSSPEAGDGARDISDVAKGRSSDSDGSMRSRPSSGDRGLRNDEDREDHMEVDDRYDDTDSSLSPRRADSDSDDYSSETPEPPAAPKRTVNMLQGCRSVDEFERLNKIDEGTYGVVYRARDKKTGEIVALKKVKMEKEREGFPLTSLREINILLSLHHPSIVDVKEVVVGSNLDSIFMVMEYMEHDLKALMETMKQPFSQSEVKCLMLQLLDGIKYLHDNWVLHRDLKTSNLLMNNQGELKICDFGLARQYGSPLKPYTHLVVTLWYRSPELLLGAKEYSTAIDMWSLGCIMAELLSKEPLFNGKTEFDQLDKIFRILGTPNETIWRGFSKLPGVKVNFVKHQYNQLRKKFPATSFTGSPVLSDAGFDLLNSLLTYDPEKRITADAALKHEWFREVPLPKSKEFMPTFPAQHAQDRRVRRVLKSPDPLEEQRRKELQHPELGTGGLFG comes from the exons ATGATAAGGAGTAGAGATACAGCTAGGGTTAGGCAGAGGGATATTAGGGAAAGGGAGCTTGCTAATGGTGGTGGTTACCGCTCATCTTCTAGTAGAAGTGATTCAGATGGAAGTGGGggtggtggtagtggtggtggagggggagggggaggaggaggaggaggagggccAAGGAGATGTGGGAATTCAACCAGGATTGCAGACCGTGAGCCTGGTGAGTTGTCGAGTGAGGATGGGTCTGAGGGTGCTATCGAGTCAGAATCACGGTTCGTAAAGGATAATGATGTGTCAAAGATGGATAATGGGGTTCAGTCCTCTCCTATGGATACCAAGAAAAGAAAGTTTTCTCCTATAGTATGGGATAGAGATGACAAGGGAGCTAAAGATGCATCAAAAAGCAGAGTTCTGTTGACTTCCGCTTCCCTTCCTCCTCAACCTGTTCGGAAATCGTACCAGCAGTTACCTGCCACAATGCCTGTTGAGAACAAGGAGGTATCTCCTGTTAAAAGTGACGAGCCCCTTGAAGATTTAGAAGTTTCTCTTGTTGATGCCTCTATGGAACAGGATCGTTCAGAAGATATTGTATCTGGGTCTCCTGCAGGACAGCACGTTTCACCATCTCAGGAGAGACAGTGGGGGAATGGAGGAGAGGTTAAGCAGGTAGAAGATGAGGACTACATTCCCACTAGGCACATATCAGCCTCGAGGTGGGCAGGTGATGCTAATTCTCCTGCCGACGAAGGTGAAATTTATGATGATGAGATTATgcgaaaaaagaggagaaagatgCCTTCTTCTGAGTTTCTAGATACTAGGAGGAACAAGAAGTCATCTAGTCCAGAAGCCGGAGATGGTGCAAGAGATATTTCTGATGTAGCTAAGGGAAGATCATCAGATTCTGATGGAAGCATGCGAAGTAGACCTTCCAGTGGAGATCGTGGTCTCCGAAATGATGAGGACAGGGAGGATCATATGGAGGTGGATGATAGATATGATGACACTGACTCTAGCCTTAGCCCCAGAAGAGCTGATTCTGATTCCGATGATTATTCTAGTGAAACACCTGAACCTCCAGCTGCTCCTAAGAGAACTGTGAATATGCTTCAGGGTTGTAGAAGCGTGGACGAGTTCGAAAGACTGAATAAGATAGATGAAGGAACCTATGGTGTAGTTTACAGAGCTAGAGATAAGAAGACTGGAGAAATTGTAGCTTTGAAAAAGGTAAAGATGGAGAAGGAAAGGGAAGGCTTTCCATTGACTTCTCTGAGGGAAATTAACATTCTTTTATCATTGCACCACCCGTCAATTGTTGATGTCAAGGAAGTAGTAGTTGGAAGCAACCTTGATAGTATCTTTATGGTAATGGAATACATGGAGCATGATCTTAAAGCGCTTATGGAGACCATGAAACAGCCATTTAGTCAGAGTGAAGTTAAATGCCTCATGCTTCAGTTATTAGATGGTATAAAGTATCTTCATGATAATTGGGTCCTTCATCGTGATTTAAAGACATCAAATTTGCTTATGAACAACCAGGGTGAGTTGAAGATATGTGACTTTGGATTGGCTCGTCAATATGGGAGTCCGTTGAAGCCATATACTCATTTGGTTGTCACACTTTGGTACAG GTCACCAGAGCTTCTGTTGGGCGCAAAAGAGTATTCAACAGCGATTGATATGTGGTCACTTGGATGCATTATGGCTGAGCTGTTGTCGAAGGAGCCTCTTTTTAATGGCAAAACAGAATTCGATCAGCTTGACAAG ATATTCAGGATTCTTGGCACACCAAATGAGACAATCTGGCGTGGTTTTTCCAAGTTGCCTGGCGTGAAGGTCAATTTTGTGAAGCACCA GTACAACCAGTTGCGCAAGAAATTTCCAGCTACATCATTTACAGGGTCCCCCGTCCTCTCAGATGCTGGATTTGACTTGCTTAACAGTCTTCTAACTTATGATCCTGAAAAG CGTATCACTGCTGATGCTGCCTTAAAACATGAATGGTTTCGTGAAGTTCCTCTACCCAAGTCTAAGGAGTTCATGCCTACATTTCCTGCTCAACATGCGCAAGACAG GCGCGTGCGCAGGGTTCTGAAAAGCCCTGATCCTTTGGAAGAGCAGCGAAGAAAGGAGTTGCAGCATCCAGAATTGGGGACTGGGGGCTTATTTGGGTAG